One genomic segment of Amycolatopsis sp. Hca4 includes these proteins:
- a CDS encoding heme-binding protein, whose protein sequence is MTVKTESVSLEDARRVVAAGEAKAGEIGSPSNIAVVDAGGNLVAHIRMDEAWIGSVDISINKAFTSRAFDISTVDLAASAGPGEQFFGINASNNGRVMIFAGGIPLRHDGRVVGAVGVSGGSGEQDQTVAEAAAKAF, encoded by the coding sequence ATGACCGTCAAAACGGAGTCCGTGTCCCTTGAGGACGCCCGGCGCGTCGTCGCCGCGGGGGAGGCCAAGGCCGGCGAGATCGGCTCGCCCAGCAACATCGCCGTCGTCGACGCCGGCGGCAACCTCGTCGCGCACATCCGGATGGACGAGGCGTGGATCGGGAGCGTCGACATCTCCATCAACAAGGCCTTCACGTCCCGGGCCTTCGACATCAGCACCGTCGACCTGGCCGCCAGCGCGGGTCCCGGTGAGCAGTTCTTCGGGATCAACGCGTCGAACAACGGACGCGTCATGATCTTCGCGGGCGGGATCCCGCTGCGGCACGACGGCCGGGTCGTCGGTGCGGTGGGCGTCAGCGGCGGTAGCGGTGAGCAGGACCAGACCGTGGCCGAGGCCGCGGCGAAGGCCTTCTGA
- a CDS encoding MEDS domain-containing protein: MTSPRKFGTPGVVIEPGQHICALHVGEEDRDSVLLPFLSEGLQAGEKCLFGVHENEVADFLDRLAENVDDIEGRVGSAQLDIRAAGNRLLSPEEFSIDRIIEFWDKAVSAAMAAGYPFVRLGAEARWWHPQLPGLTELFRYEAALNDFTSRYPQAILCVYDITRYRENIVFDLLKTHPQVLMCGVLLENPYYLPPATLV, encoded by the coding sequence ATGACCAGTCCCCGCAAGTTCGGCACCCCCGGCGTCGTCATCGAACCGGGACAGCACATCTGCGCACTGCACGTGGGCGAAGAAGACCGCGACAGCGTCCTCCTGCCCTTCCTGAGCGAAGGCCTGCAGGCCGGCGAAAAATGCCTCTTCGGCGTGCACGAGAACGAAGTCGCCGATTTCCTGGACCGGCTCGCCGAGAATGTCGACGACATCGAAGGGCGCGTCGGCTCCGCGCAACTGGACATCCGGGCGGCAGGAAACCGGCTGCTGTCGCCGGAGGAATTCAGCATCGACCGGATCATCGAATTCTGGGATAAGGCCGTGTCCGCCGCCATGGCCGCGGGCTACCCCTTCGTCCGGCTCGGCGCCGAGGCACGCTGGTGGCACCCCCAGCTGCCCGGACTGACCGAACTGTTCCGCTACGAGGCCGCGCTGAACGACTTCACCAGCCGCTACCCGCAAGCGATCCTGTGCGTCTACGACATCACGCGGTACCGCGAGAACATCGTCTTTGACTTACTCAAGACCCACCCACAGGTGCTGATGTGCGGAGTACTGCTGGAGAACCCGTACTACCTGCCCCCGGCGACCCTGGTGTAA
- a CDS encoding CdaR family transcriptional regulator, translating into MPEHDAAPRDPEARTDSWWRAQLSNLYGLSAISMMMSDGREAADIFRLAATSVSSLSGCTTDAAYLIDENGMVIPQIGAEQAHPGLGAEVGKLDGHSGAIELGDGHWRWCHALRGLGGLTGHLVVRAERPPSRDETFLLNSLCQHTATALATAALLKRERRQAVALRELNEQLSTSVERLKQQKLVHDVLSTISASGAGEPGIAHALHQLTALPVAIEDQFGNLRAWGGPGRPEPYPKVGVHRREELLRHAATLPVPVRVKDRLISLVRPRHEVLGVLALIDPARTAGADEVFALEYGTTVLALELSHQRSLAEAELRLHRDLVDDLIAGTDDGSAYARADAIGHDLRRPHHVAVLKWSDDIADDVVAEATARAVTTLGLPSLVSRHSGTVVLLTAGHLDGAALYASLSKSLGADGAIGIGSRCDTPGRLPKSYTEAVRALEIRRTSQASNGFTTFEQLGIYRILDTGQNHGDVLEFVREWLGKLLDYDTQRNADLVPTLAQYLECGGNYDDTAAALTIHRSTLRYRLGRIREITELDLNDVDSRLNLHLATRTWQVLRGSQ; encoded by the coding sequence ATGCCCGAGCACGACGCGGCCCCACGGGACCCCGAAGCCAGAACCGACAGTTGGTGGCGGGCCCAGCTGTCGAATCTCTACGGTCTCTCCGCGATTTCGATGATGATGTCCGACGGCCGCGAAGCCGCGGACATCTTCCGGCTCGCCGCGACTTCGGTGTCATCGCTGAGTGGATGCACGACCGATGCGGCGTACCTCATCGACGAGAACGGCATGGTCATCCCGCAGATAGGCGCGGAGCAGGCTCACCCCGGCCTCGGCGCGGAAGTCGGCAAGCTCGACGGGCACAGCGGGGCGATCGAACTGGGCGACGGCCACTGGCGCTGGTGCCACGCACTGCGTGGGCTCGGCGGCCTGACCGGCCACCTCGTGGTCCGAGCCGAGCGACCCCCCTCACGAGACGAAACCTTCCTGCTCAACTCACTCTGCCAGCACACCGCAACAGCACTGGCCACCGCGGCACTGCTCAAACGGGAACGGCGCCAGGCCGTGGCGCTGCGGGAGCTCAACGAGCAGCTCTCCACGTCCGTCGAGCGGCTCAAGCAGCAGAAGCTGGTGCACGACGTGCTGTCCACCATCTCGGCCTCCGGGGCCGGCGAGCCGGGCATCGCGCACGCGCTGCACCAGCTGACCGCGCTGCCGGTGGCGATCGAGGATCAGTTCGGCAACCTGCGTGCCTGGGGCGGCCCCGGCCGGCCCGAGCCGTACCCGAAAGTCGGCGTCCACCGACGCGAGGAACTGCTCCGCCACGCCGCGACCCTGCCCGTGCCGGTCCGCGTGAAGGACCGGCTCATCTCCCTGGTGCGGCCGCGGCACGAGGTGCTCGGCGTGCTCGCCCTGATCGACCCCGCACGGACCGCCGGCGCCGACGAGGTGTTCGCTCTCGAATACGGCACGACCGTGCTGGCGCTGGAACTCTCGCACCAGCGCAGCCTGGCCGAGGCCGAATTGCGCCTGCACCGCGACCTGGTGGACGACCTCATCGCCGGAACCGACGACGGAAGCGCCTACGCCCGCGCCGACGCGATCGGACACGACCTCCGCCGCCCACACCACGTGGCCGTGCTCAAGTGGTCCGATGACATCGCCGACGACGTCGTCGCCGAAGCCACCGCACGCGCCGTCACCACCCTCGGGCTCCCGTCACTCGTGTCGCGCCACTCGGGCACGGTCGTACTGCTGACCGCCGGGCACCTGGACGGCGCGGCGCTCTACGCCTCACTGTCGAAAAGCCTCGGCGCCGACGGCGCGATCGGCATCGGCAGCCGCTGCGACACCCCGGGACGGCTGCCCAAGTCCTACACCGAAGCGGTACGCGCGCTCGAGATCCGGCGCACCTCGCAGGCCTCCAACGGCTTCACCACGTTCGAACAGCTGGGGATCTACCGCATCCTCGACACCGGGCAGAACCACGGCGACGTCCTCGAGTTCGTCCGCGAATGGCTCGGCAAACTCCTTGACTACGACACCCAGCGCAACGCCGACCTGGTCCCGACGCTCGCGCAGTACCTCGAATGCGGCGGCAACTACGACGACACCGCCGCCGCGCTGACGATTCACCGCAGCACCCTGCGCTACCGGCTCGGCCGGATCCGCGAAATCACCGAACTCGACCTCAACGACGTGGACAGCAGGCTGAACCTGCACCTCGCCACCCGGACGTGGCAAGTGCTGCGCGGATCGCAATGA
- a CDS encoding cytochrome P450, whose translation MGDTHPDQAAGRQLADQQKSGQAVVHLALEAPIPYTPLRYAVEDIEVDGTLIRRGDPTPVGFGAAGRDPAQHGDTAAKFDITRVAAPHLTFGYGVHHCPGAPPARLEAEVALPALSARSVTTVNGIPGQLSIRLAITVRYCSTASRPLSVVTCPLQCPGPRPDPTVAATAYPFSVRQ comes from the coding sequence GTGGGCGACACGCACCCGGACCAAGCGGCCGGGCGTCAGCTCGCCGACCAGCAGAAGAGCGGACAGGCGGTTGTCCACCTCGCGTTGGAGGCGCCGATCCCGTACACGCCGCTGCGGTACGCGGTCGAGGACATCGAGGTGGACGGCACTTTGATCCGCCGCGGCGACCCGACCCCGGTCGGCTTCGGCGCCGCCGGGCGCGACCCCGCCCAGCACGGCGACACCGCCGCCAAGTTCGACATCACCCGTGTGGCCGCACCGCACCTCACCTTCGGCTACGGCGTGCACCACTGCCCAGGCGCACCGCCGGCCCGCCTCGAAGCCGAGGTGGCGCTCCCGGCGCTGTCCGCGCGGTCGGTCACCACCGTGAACGGGATTCCCGGCCAGTTATCAATCCGCCTGGCGATCACCGTCCGGTACTGCAGTACCGCGAGCAGACCGTTGTCGGTAGTCACGTGCCCGCTCCAGTGTCCCGGACCAAGACCGGACCCGACAGTGGCAGCGACGGCGTACCCCTTCTCGGTTAGGCAGTAG
- a CDS encoding aldo/keto reductase, with translation MSPRRSVALPSGELVPALGQGTWGWAEHPDSRADEMAALRLGLDLGMTLVDTAEMYADGGSEELVGEAIAGRRDEVFLVDKVLPGNADRQGTLDACRRSLGRLRTDRIDLYLLHWRGRVPLGETVAAFDELVRGGQIRHWGVSNFDTRDLADLAAVAGGGDVATDQILYNLQRRGPEFDLIPHCRQRGLPVMAYSPVEQGRLLEHPALAEVASRHGITPARAALAWVLRSDGMIAIPRAGSPEHVRDNAAALEVQLDEDDVRLLDQAFPPPRTRRALEVL, from the coding sequence GTGAGCCCACGACGGTCGGTCGCGCTCCCCTCGGGGGAGCTGGTGCCGGCGCTGGGACAGGGCACGTGGGGCTGGGCGGAGCACCCCGACAGCCGTGCCGACGAGATGGCAGCGCTGCGCCTGGGCCTCGACCTCGGGATGACGCTCGTCGACACCGCGGAGATGTACGCCGACGGCGGATCGGAGGAGCTGGTCGGCGAGGCGATCGCGGGACGGCGCGACGAGGTGTTCCTCGTCGACAAGGTGTTGCCCGGCAACGCCGACCGGCAGGGCACCCTGGACGCCTGCCGCCGCAGCCTGGGCCGCCTGCGCACCGACCGGATCGACCTGTACCTGCTGCACTGGCGGGGACGGGTGCCGCTCGGCGAGACGGTGGCGGCGTTCGACGAGCTGGTGCGCGGCGGCCAGATCCGGCACTGGGGCGTCAGCAACTTCGACACCCGTGATCTCGCCGATCTCGCCGCCGTCGCCGGTGGTGGCGACGTCGCGACCGACCAGATCCTCTACAACCTGCAGCGGCGCGGGCCCGAGTTCGACCTGATCCCGCACTGCCGGCAGCGTGGCCTGCCGGTGATGGCCTACTCGCCGGTGGAGCAGGGACGGCTGCTGGAGCACCCGGCCCTGGCGGAGGTCGCGAGCCGGCACGGGATCACTCCGGCCCGGGCGGCGTTGGCCTGGGTGCTGCGGTCCGACGGGATGATCGCGATCCCGCGGGCGGGGTCGCCCGAACACGTCCGGGACAACGCCGCAGCGCTCGAGGTCCAGCTCGATGAAGACGACGTCCGGCTGCTGGACCAGGCGTTCCCGCCGCCCCGGACCCGTCGGGCACTCGAGGTGCTCTGA
- a CDS encoding NADPH-dependent F420 reductase — translation MDIAVIGAGTVGRALASTMVRAGHAVWVSDVDGETAKATADATGATTAGSNRSAADAAQVVVLAVSFDAVGPVLDELGRAVEGKIVVDVTNRMDPQQLDGTSNAEATAALVPAAHVVKAFNTVLAARQADPVVDGVQLDGFVAGDDEQAKQAILDLVASMGFRPIDAGGLIMARALEAMAMLNIRLNISNGWPWQDGWKLVGPTG, via the coding sequence ATGGATATCGCGGTGATCGGAGCGGGCACCGTCGGACGGGCGCTGGCCTCGACGATGGTGCGGGCGGGACATGCAGTGTGGGTCAGTGACGTCGACGGCGAGACGGCCAAGGCCACGGCCGACGCGACCGGCGCCACCACGGCCGGCTCGAACCGGAGCGCCGCGGATGCCGCGCAGGTGGTCGTGCTCGCCGTCTCCTTCGACGCGGTCGGTCCGGTCCTGGACGAGCTCGGCCGGGCCGTCGAGGGCAAGATCGTCGTCGACGTCACCAATCGGATGGATCCGCAGCAGCTCGACGGGACGTCCAACGCCGAGGCCACCGCGGCCCTGGTGCCCGCGGCCCACGTGGTCAAGGCGTTCAACACCGTGCTGGCCGCGCGTCAGGCGGACCCGGTTGTCGACGGCGTGCAGCTCGACGGTTTCGTCGCCGGCGACGACGAGCAGGCCAAGCAGGCGATCCTGGACCTGGTCGCCTCGATGGGGTTCCGGCCGATCGACGCAGGCGGGCTGATCATGGCAAGGGCACTGGAGGCGATGGCCATGCTGAACATCAGGCTCAACATCAGCAACGGATGGCCGTGGCAGGACGGCTGGAAGCTCGTCGGCCCGACCGGTTGA
- the fdhA gene encoding formaldehyde dehydrogenase, glutathione-independent, producing MADNRAVVYQGPGKVSVETIDYPELVLRPGPGVPPGNENRKCPHGVILKVVSSNICGSDQHMVRGRTTAPVGLILGHEITGEVIEKGPDVENLTIGDIVSVPFNVSCGRCRTCHEGDTGICLNVNPDRPGGAYGYVDMGGWPGGQAEYVMVPYADWTALRFPDRDRALAKIRDLTMLTDIFPTGFHGCVTAGVGTGSTVYIAGAGPVGLAAATSAFLLGAAVVIVGDLNAERLAHARTFGCATLDPSAGPMPDQIAEILGVPEVDATVDCVGFEAKGHTEDGREAPATVLNTAMAITRAGGRIGIPGLYVTDDPGAADEDSRVGALSMRFGLGWAKSHSFATGQCPVLRYNRGLMMAILNDRVQIARNVNATVISLDDAPDGYAQFDAGVPRKFILDPHGMIPAS from the coding sequence ATGGCGGACAATCGTGCAGTGGTCTACCAAGGTCCGGGCAAGGTGAGCGTCGAGACGATCGACTACCCCGAGCTGGTCCTGCGACCGGGCCCGGGCGTCCCGCCGGGCAACGAGAACCGCAAGTGCCCGCACGGGGTGATCCTGAAGGTGGTGTCGTCCAACATCTGCGGCAGCGACCAGCACATGGTCCGCGGGCGCACCACCGCGCCGGTCGGGTTGATCCTCGGCCACGAGATCACCGGCGAGGTCATCGAGAAAGGACCCGACGTCGAGAACCTCACCATCGGCGACATCGTCTCGGTGCCGTTCAACGTCTCCTGCGGGCGCTGCCGCACCTGCCACGAGGGCGACACCGGGATCTGCCTGAACGTCAACCCCGACCGTCCCGGCGGCGCCTACGGCTACGTCGACATGGGCGGCTGGCCCGGTGGTCAGGCCGAGTACGTGATGGTGCCCTATGCGGACTGGACCGCGCTGCGCTTCCCCGACCGGGACCGGGCACTGGCGAAGATCCGCGACCTGACGATGCTCACCGACATCTTCCCGACCGGCTTCCACGGCTGCGTCACGGCGGGGGTGGGCACTGGCTCGACGGTGTACATCGCCGGAGCCGGACCGGTCGGGCTCGCCGCAGCGACCTCGGCGTTCCTGCTCGGGGCCGCCGTGGTGATCGTCGGCGACCTGAACGCCGAGCGGCTCGCGCACGCGCGCACCTTCGGCTGCGCCACGCTGGACCCGTCGGCGGGGCCGATGCCCGACCAGATCGCCGAGATCCTGGGCGTGCCCGAAGTGGACGCCACTGTCGACTGCGTCGGCTTCGAGGCCAAGGGCCATACCGAGGACGGCCGCGAGGCGCCGGCGACCGTACTCAACACCGCGATGGCGATCACCCGGGCCGGTGGGCGGATCGGCATCCCCGGGCTGTACGTGACCGACGACCCCGGCGCCGCCGACGAGGACAGCAGGGTCGGTGCGCTGTCGATGCGGTTCGGGTTGGGCTGGGCCAAGTCCCACTCCTTCGCTACCGGCCAGTGCCCGGTGCTGCGCTACAACCGCGGGCTGATGATGGCGATCCTCAACGACCGGGTGCAGATCGCCCGCAATGTCAACGCCACCGTGATCTCGCTGGACGACGCACCGGACGGCTACGCGCAGTTCGACGCCGGCGTCCCTCGGAAGTTCATCCTCGACCCGCACGGCATGATCCCCGCCAGCTGA
- a CDS encoding PAS domain-containing protein — protein MSDQAAWPAHVVEWATERIGGRSLSEEWERGPMLLGRSDFHGFYQAANTRHSELLGWTIAELASVSWWEFVHPDDRDGMVEGIELLMKIGRWDDAEVGFLIRDGHYRRTRWSFLADPDDEFIYCVGQDDGVDFREWVRVRVGIWQWHPSAGTMTWSGLLFDPHPPTTYAGFLALVDDTDRSRLDEQVRASLLTDDPIEDTVRVGLVLGPTPVRFAGTAHRGPDGNIHVCGIAQAIDERAASGGQGG, from the coding sequence ATGTCAGATCAGGCCGCATGGCCCGCGCACGTCGTCGAGTGGGCGACCGAACGCATCGGGGGAAGGTCGCTGTCCGAGGAGTGGGAACGCGGCCCGATGCTTCTCGGCCGCAGCGACTTCCACGGGTTCTACCAGGCAGCGAACACCCGCCACAGCGAACTGCTCGGCTGGACGATCGCCGAGCTGGCCTCGGTGTCGTGGTGGGAGTTCGTGCACCCCGACGACCGGGACGGGATGGTCGAGGGCATCGAGCTGCTGATGAAGATCGGCCGCTGGGACGACGCCGAGGTGGGCTTCCTGATCCGCGACGGGCACTACCGGCGGACCCGGTGGAGCTTCCTCGCCGACCCGGACGACGAGTTCATCTACTGCGTCGGCCAGGACGACGGCGTGGATTTCCGGGAGTGGGTCAGGGTGCGCGTGGGCATCTGGCAATGGCATCCGAGCGCCGGCACGATGACCTGGTCCGGTCTGCTGTTCGATCCCCACCCGCCGACGACCTACGCGGGGTTCCTGGCGCTTGTGGACGACACCGACCGTTCCCGACTCGACGAGCAGGTGCGCGCAAGCCTGCTCACCGACGACCCGATCGAAGACACCGTGCGGGTCGGCCTGGTGCTCGGTCCGACCCCCGTGCGGTTCGCGGGGACCGCCCACCGTGGCCCGGACGGCAACATTCACGTCTGCGGGATCGCGCAAGCCATCGACGAGCGGGCCGCGTCCGGCGGTCAAGGTGGATGA
- a CDS encoding NB-ARC domain-containing protein, translating to MVDEANAGNKVSGGVTGTVVQAGTIHRLILPRNRQAPPRPWQLPATVRGFAGRGESVKALDALLDADSAGSPVCLTLDGVAGVGKTALAVWWAHRVHHRFPDGALFAELGGHAPDAPRAPAVVLTSFLQAFGVTDEVIPREIGALTGLYRSVLGQRRVLVLLDNAADAGQVRPLLPGSQGSLVVVTSRNALNGLVVTEGARRLCLDVLEPADATALVTTVIGSDRATAEPAAVAELVRLCGRLPLALRVAASRIASRRHTRVADVVEDLAVAENRLDALRVAKDEATAVRTVFDWSYARLPAAEARLFRLLGLHPAPEFDANAAAAFAGTDPTAARRILDGLAESHMVEEIAHRRYRCHDLLHLYAASRAESDETATGRLCASAAGLSWYAQAATDADKLVFPAQPGPVADLGPVRHRLVVADRARAWTWLTTECSTLFAALKEAFKQELHQISLALAAGFRFLALQPGALWPVRLEAETYGLAAARAAGHRTAEAVFLRRRADTRQMLGHWCESDSDLREAAVLAVELGDSALRGEVLCGLGRNLKLQRRYAAAQACYEQALPLVRGVGTRYVEAVVECNLSQLSGFLGQHDRALAHAERELALRQEQGEPRGEGYAWHDLAVARQGLGWHEVAAEAGERSIAAYRAAVGADEYLARALETTAISLRHTGEHARAAEYLAEAKEIHDRYTE from the coding sequence GTGGTCGATGAAGCGAACGCGGGCAACAAGGTGAGCGGCGGGGTGACGGGAACCGTGGTGCAGGCGGGCACCATCCACCGCCTCATCCTGCCCCGGAATCGGCAGGCACCGCCGCGGCCCTGGCAATTGCCGGCAACCGTTCGCGGCTTCGCCGGGCGGGGAGAGTCCGTGAAGGCACTGGATGCTCTCTTGGACGCGGATTCCGCCGGCTCGCCCGTGTGCCTGACGCTGGACGGGGTCGCCGGTGTCGGGAAGACTGCGCTGGCCGTCTGGTGGGCGCACCGGGTGCACCACCGCTTCCCGGACGGTGCTCTGTTCGCGGAACTCGGCGGACACGCGCCCGATGCACCACGGGCGCCGGCTGTGGTGCTCACTTCTTTCCTGCAGGCCTTCGGGGTCACTGACGAGGTGATTCCGCGGGAGATTGGAGCTCTGACCGGCTTGTACCGGTCGGTGCTCGGGCAGCGTCGGGTACTAGTGCTGCTGGACAACGCCGCGGACGCCGGGCAGGTTCGGCCGCTGCTGCCGGGGTCGCAGGGGTCGCTGGTGGTCGTGACCAGCCGAAACGCGTTGAACGGGCTTGTCGTCACCGAAGGCGCACGGCGCCTCTGCCTCGACGTCCTCGAACCGGCCGATGCCACAGCCCTGGTCACTACGGTGATCGGCTCCGATCGAGCCACCGCCGAGCCCGCCGCGGTGGCTGAACTGGTCCGCCTGTGCGGCCGGTTGCCGCTTGCGCTGCGTGTTGCGGCGAGCCGCATCGCCAGCCGACGTCACACCCGTGTCGCGGATGTCGTCGAAGATCTCGCGGTCGCCGAGAACCGGTTGGATGCTTTGCGGGTCGCGAAGGACGAGGCCACGGCAGTGAGGACGGTGTTCGACTGGTCCTACGCCCGCCTGCCCGCGGCGGAGGCCCGCTTGTTCCGGCTCCTCGGCCTGCACCCCGCCCCGGAGTTTGACGCGAACGCGGCGGCCGCGTTCGCCGGTACAGACCCGACCGCCGCCCGCCGGATTCTGGATGGCCTCGCCGAAAGTCACATGGTGGAAGAAATCGCCCACCGGCGTTATCGCTGCCACGACCTCCTCCACCTGTACGCGGCCAGCCGTGCCGAATCCGACGAAACCGCGACCGGCCGCCTCTGCGCCTCGGCGGCCGGACTGTCCTGGTACGCCCAAGCCGCCACCGACGCCGACAAACTGGTCTTTCCGGCTCAGCCGGGGCCGGTGGCCGACCTCGGACCGGTGCGCCACCGGCTCGTCGTGGCGGATCGTGCTCGGGCGTGGACCTGGCTCACCACGGAGTGCTCCACACTGTTCGCGGCCCTGAAGGAAGCCTTCAAGCAGGAGCTCCACCAGATCTCGCTGGCGCTGGCCGCCGGCTTCAGGTTCCTGGCCCTGCAGCCGGGTGCGTTGTGGCCCGTTCGCCTGGAGGCCGAGACCTACGGGTTGGCCGCGGCGCGCGCCGCGGGCCACCGGACCGCGGAAGCTGTCTTCCTGCGCAGAAGGGCCGACACTCGCCAGATGCTGGGCCACTGGTGTGAGTCCGATTCCGATCTGCGCGAAGCTGCCGTGCTGGCCGTTGAACTGGGTGACAGCGCATTGCGTGGAGAAGTGCTGTGCGGCCTGGGGCGCAACCTGAAGCTTCAACGCCGCTACGCCGCGGCCCAGGCGTGTTACGAGCAGGCACTGCCCCTGGTCCGCGGTGTCGGGACGCGGTACGTCGAAGCCGTGGTGGAATGCAACCTCAGCCAGCTCAGCGGGTTCCTCGGGCAGCACGACCGTGCGTTGGCCCACGCCGAGCGGGAACTTGCACTGCGGCAGGAACAGGGGGAGCCGCGGGGCGAAGGCTACGCCTGGCACGATCTGGCAGTGGCCAGGCAAGGGCTTGGATGGCACGAGGTGGCGGCCGAGGCAGGCGAGCGGTCGATCGCGGCCTACCGCGCGGCCGTCGGCGCGGACGAGTACCTCGCCCGTGCTCTCGAAACGACGGCGATCTCGCTTCGGCACACCGGAGAGCACGCGCGTGCAGCGGAGTACCTCGCGGAGGCGAAGGAAATACATGACCGCTACACCGAGTGA
- a CDS encoding ATP-binding protein, protein MALLLQATNLFASTVNDRYEGVGIPIVLGLGVGHLVLAGFVLRYRGPLTRGRAWTAAWVAMIFTVQMLLAHLLAPGDFAAYGVGVPMGNYALIPLAVFAFYPWGGFRDATKRRLIEGALIISIVLHPLLIVELMTRGVPTGLHLLSIGQYGVWAIVWFLVGKGLAWLCRIAVEVETEALSQSYETTLGDLHTHLEAAAQQIETGRDVRELAQQFRELTATRRRQLLLTEENVGAVDLFKNAVRAHGDRLTLRATPHLGGLTVPRAQAILLEQGLADLLKNAVDHGGGIVEIGFAVEGATMTLDVRDFGPGLPPERFAEPGGKLEHLRARLRDEGGDLSLLPSGAGGGTLVRLTLPLRPIRVPR, encoded by the coding sequence ATGGCACTGCTGCTGCAGGCGACGAACTTGTTCGCCAGCACTGTCAATGACCGCTACGAGGGGGTCGGAATCCCGATCGTCCTGGGGCTGGGTGTGGGACACCTCGTGCTCGCCGGCTTCGTCCTGCGCTACCGGGGGCCGCTCACCCGGGGGCGAGCCTGGACAGCGGCGTGGGTAGCGATGATCTTCACTGTGCAGATGCTACTGGCGCACCTCCTCGCGCCGGGGGATTTCGCCGCGTACGGCGTCGGTGTGCCGATGGGCAACTACGCACTGATTCCCTTGGCGGTTTTCGCGTTCTACCCGTGGGGAGGTTTTCGCGACGCGACGAAGCGCCGCCTGATCGAAGGTGCACTGATCATCTCGATCGTGCTGCACCCGCTGCTGATCGTCGAGCTGATGACGAGGGGGGTGCCCACCGGGCTGCACCTGCTCAGCATCGGGCAGTACGGGGTGTGGGCGATCGTATGGTTCCTCGTCGGCAAAGGACTGGCATGGCTGTGCCGCATTGCGGTCGAGGTGGAGACCGAGGCGCTGTCACAAAGTTACGAAACCACTTTGGGTGATCTGCACACCCACTTGGAAGCCGCGGCACAGCAGATCGAAACCGGGCGCGACGTCCGTGAACTTGCGCAGCAGTTCCGAGAGCTGACCGCGACCCGGCGTAGACAGCTTTTGCTGACGGAGGAAAACGTCGGCGCGGTGGATTTGTTCAAGAATGCCGTCCGTGCGCACGGGGATCGGCTTACGCTGCGGGCCACGCCGCATCTGGGTGGCCTGACCGTGCCCCGTGCCCAGGCGATCCTGCTGGAGCAGGGTCTGGCGGATCTGCTCAAGAACGCTGTCGATCACGGCGGTGGGATCGTCGAAATCGGGTTCGCTGTGGAGGGTGCAACGATGACGCTGGACGTACGGGACTTCGGGCCGGGCCTGCCGCCGGAGCGCTTCGCGGAACCGGGCGGCAAACTGGAGCACCTTCGGGCACGCCTGCGCGACGAGGGCGGCGACCTGTCGCTGCTGCCCTCCGGTGCCGGGGGCGGAACTCTGGTCCGGCTGACTTTGCCGTTGCGGCCGATCCGGGTCCCGCGATGA
- a CDS encoding response regulator transcription factor: MRVLVVEDEGVSAATAEAELRNSVASEVVVVADPVEALRRLKRTCFDVVVVDMLYRPHSEDFERRRRLGEVGLTGTRLHLSGLAVLHVAAGTGTAAVLWTGGEANRRLHMLFAYEQLACRAMCPKDSAGRLVTAVRSAASGREYLDPVVRMHLPPRSTPSLRETFLHSGSRLAVWRAMALGLHDHSRIGKAVGISPGTVRRGVEDMRARLVRFDPGCSLEGPPTPELVRYASQNWHFFLDETVRELHP; the protein is encoded by the coding sequence ATGCGAGTCCTGGTGGTGGAGGATGAAGGAGTATCTGCCGCGACGGCGGAGGCCGAGCTCAGGAACTCCGTTGCGAGTGAGGTCGTCGTGGTCGCTGATCCGGTCGAAGCGCTTCGCCGCTTGAAGCGGACGTGCTTCGACGTGGTCGTGGTGGATATGCTCTACCGGCCGCATTCAGAGGACTTCGAACGCCGGCGGCGGCTGGGCGAGGTCGGGCTGACGGGCACGAGATTGCACCTGAGCGGGCTTGCTGTGCTCCACGTGGCGGCCGGCACCGGAACTGCGGCGGTGCTGTGGACCGGTGGCGAAGCCAACCGGCGGCTGCACATGCTGTTCGCGTACGAGCAGCTTGCCTGTCGGGCCATGTGCCCGAAGGACTCCGCCGGCAGGCTTGTCACCGCAGTCAGGAGCGCTGCTTCCGGCCGCGAGTACCTCGACCCGGTGGTGCGCATGCATCTGCCGCCGCGGTCGACACCGTCGTTGCGGGAGACTTTTCTGCACTCCGGCTCTCGGCTCGCCGTGTGGCGCGCGATGGCCCTGGGCCTGCATGACCATTCCCGGATCGGCAAGGCCGTCGGTATTTCTCCAGGGACGGTGCGCAGGGGAGTGGAAGACATGCGTGCCCGGCTCGTGCGATTCGACCCGGGTTGTTCGCTCGAAGGGCCGCCGACACCGGAACTGGTGCGGTACGCGAGCCAAAACTGGCACTTCTTCCTCGACGAAACCGTTCGGGAGCTACACCCGTGA